One Natrinema longum genomic window, ATCAGCAGGTTGTCCGCGAAGACGAACGCGAGCATGCTGAACGTAAAGAGGCCGAGTTCGGCGTAGTACCGCGGCAGCCCGGTCTCTCCCTCGGCGTTCATGTAGCCGAGACTGAAGACGTGGACGAGCAAGGCGACGAGCGAGACGATCACCAGCATGAGCGCCGAGAGCGGATCGATCAGGATCCCAAAGGAGAACGCGATCGTCTCGACCCCGGTGGCGCTCTCGGCCGCGCCGGCCGTCCACTCGTAGAGCGTCGTGTGATGGACGTCGCCGCCCGCGACGGCCGCGAACATAACCAGCGAAACCACGAGCGACCCTCCCGTCGCGAGGATACCCGGGATCGCGCCCTTTTTCGGCAGGTGTTTCCCGAAGAGGAGCGCGACTACGAAGGCCACGAGCGGGAACACTGCGATCGCCGGTGCGAATCCGAACGGTCCTGTTGCTGTTGCTGCCATCTTACCACCTCATCGTCCTTGGAACCGTGACGTCGACATCACGGAAGTTACGGTACAACACCAGGATGATCCCGAGTCCGACGGCGACCTCGGCGGCAGCCAGCGCCATCGTAAACAGCGCGAACAGCTGGCCGGTGAGGTTGCCGTGATAGAACGCGAACGCGATCAGATTGATATTCGCGGCGTTCAACATGAGTTCGACGGACATCAGGAACAACAGTGCGTTGCGACGCGTCAGCACCCCGAACAGGCCGATACAGAACACGGCCATCGACAACAGTACGTAGTACTGTACGTCGACGGTCATCGGCTCTCACCCCCGGTTTCGGTCGAACCGCTGTCCGACCGAGAACCGCCGTCGGCGACGGCCGGCGTTGCATCCTCACCGCCACTCGAGGCCTCGCCGGCGCTCGAGAGTGCGGAGACGGGCTCGCCGCCCTCCTCGCGTTTCGCGAGGACGAGCGAGGCGTCGAGTGCGGCGTCGAGTGCGACGGCGACGAGCAAGACGGCGGCGAGGAACGGTTCGGTGCCGCCGATCGTCTGCAACTCGTCGAAGCCAAACAGGGCGTACCCGAGTTCGGCCGTGATCGAGACGTTCTCGGGGAAGCCAGCCCCCGCAGCCTGGGTCATCGGCTCGAACGTCGTGTTCAGGGTGATAAGCGCCATCACCGCGAACAGACCGACGGCGAGTAGTCCCGGGACCAGCGTCTTGCCGAGTCGGAGTTTCGGACCGGTCGTCATGCCTGTACCACCTCTGTGTCAGCGTCGGTGTCGTCGCGCTGGGTCAACATGACGGCGAACGTGATGAGGACGAGGACCCCGCCGACGTAGACGAGGACCTGCATCATGGCGACGAACTCCGCCGCCAGCATCACGTAGTGGACCGCCACGCTGAGCAGCGCCACGCCCAGCAGGAGCGCCGAATGCCACGGGTCCTGCATGAGCACGACACCCATCGCGCTGGCCAGCGTCACGAGGGCAAACAGCGCGAACGCGATCAGCTCGTAGTTCATGGTTGTTAGTAGTGCCCGTTTGCGGGACGGGCGGACCCGTTACTGATAGTCGACCTCTCCCTCGCCTTCACCGACCCACGCGTCCCGATCGGGTTCGCGGGCGGCGAGCGGGTCGATGTCCTTGTACCACGGAACGGCTTTCAGCTGTTCTTTGTTGTAGACGAAGTCGTGTTTCGTGTCCGCAGTGAACTCGAAGTTCTCCGTGAGGAGGATGGCGTCGACGGGACAGACTTCCTCGCAGAGCCGGCAGTAGATACACTGCCCGATGTGGAGGTTGTACTGTTCGCCCTGTCGTTGGTCGTTCGTGACGATCTGGATCGTGTCGTTCGGACAGACGTTCTCGCACTGACGACACCAGATGCACCGCTCCTGACTGAACTTGTGGACGCCCCTGAACCGGGGCGAGACGTCCGGTGCGGTCTCGGGGTACTCCACCGTGAAGGTGGAGCCGTCCAGTGCGTGCTTCATCGTCGTTGCCATCGATTTGAGTATCCCGATCATGCTATCAGTCCCACGATTACCGCGGTCAAGACGAGATTGGCGAAGGCCAACACGAGCAGCCCCTTCCAGCCGATCTCGATCAGTTGGTCGATCCGGACGCGGGGAACCGCCGAGCGCAGCCACTGCGTCGCGAAGAACACCGCCCAGATCTTGATGATGAACCAGACGATGCCCGGCAGGACGGGGCCGGCGGGTCCGCCGAGGAAGATCGTCGCGATGATCGCACCGCCGAGGAAGATGTGGAGGAACTCCCCGAGATAGATCAACACGAAGTAGACCGAGGAGTACTCGGTCTGGTAGCCAGCGACGATCTCGGTCGGTGCCTCCGGCGTGTCGAAGGGGTTGCGGCCGACCTCAGCGAAGTTCGCCACCAGAAAGAGGACGAACGCGAAGGGATTGACCAGCGCGTACCACCGCGGAACGTCGATCCCCACGATCGTCACGAACGTCTCGCCCTGTGCCGCGACGATTTCGCCCATCTGCAGCGTGCCGGCGAAGATCACGACGGACATCCCGGTGACGACCAGCGGGATCTCGTAGGCGACGTTCTGTGCCACCGCGCGGAGCCCGCCGAGCATCGAGTACTTGTTCGCCGACGCGTAGCCGGCCATCACCAGTCCGAGGCTCGCGATTCCCGACACTGCGAAGACGTAGGCGAGTCCGACTTCGGGGTCCGCGAGTTGGATCCCGTTCCCCATCGGAATGACGGCAAAGCCCAGCAGGGCCGAGGAGACGACGACGATCGGCGCGAGATCCCACGCTGGACGATCCGCGTTCTCGGGAACGATCAACTCCTTCGAGAGCATCCGAACGGCGTCGGCGATGATGATCCCGATTCCGGCGGGACCGATCTGGTTGATCGAGATTCGATCCGTAAAGGAGGCGGTAATCTTTCGCTTCGCCCACGGACCAGCGAGAGCGGTCATCGTGAGCATCAGGGAGCCGACGAATACCGCCCCGATGAGAGTCGCCAGCAGTTCGCCGGCGAGCCCGAACTGGTCGAGCCCCGTCAGATCCCCCAATCGCTCGGGAAGCAAGACGGTATCCTGCAGCGGGACCGACGCCATGCCGGACATCTTACCGGTCCACCTCCCCGAGCACGATATCGAGGCTGCCAAGCGACGCGATCAGGTCCGGGATGTACTCCCCTTCGGACATTTCGGGCAGCGCCGAGAGGTTGTGGAAACACGGACTCCGGATCTTGAACCGACCCGGCTTGTCCGTCCCGTCCGAGCGCATGTAAATCCCGAGTTCGCCCTTCGCGGCCTCGACGGCGCGGTAAATCTCCGTGTCCGCGTCCGGCTTGAGCGTCCGTGGCACGTTGCTCTGGACCGTCCGCTCGTCTTCGGGCCAGTCCTCGAGCAAGTCGACACACTGCTCGATGATCTTCGCGGACTCCTCGACCTCCTGCATGCGCACGAGGACGCGGGAGTAGTTGTCGCAGCCGTCTTCGGTGACGACGTCCCACTCGAGGTTCTCGTAGTAGCCGTAGGGGTCGTCCCGACGGAGGTCGTAATCGATGCCCGAGCCCCGGGCCACGGGCCCGGTACAGCCGTACTGTTTGGCCACCTCGGGCTCGAGAATCCCGGTGTCGTGACACCGGATCTGGAAGATCTCGTTGCCGGTCAGCAGATCGTTGTACTCGTCGACCTTCGCGGGGAGCCCGTCGAGGAAGTCTCGCGTCTTCTCGAAGAACTCCTCGCGGGGTTCGGGCAGGTCCCAGGCGACCCCACCGAGCCGGAAGTAGTTGAACATGAGCCGCTGGCCGGTCAGGTCCTCCAGGATGTCCTGGACGACCTCGCGGTCGCGCATGCCATACTGGAAGATGGCGGTAAAGTCGCCGTAGACGTCCAGCGCGAAGGTGGCAAGCGCGAGCATGTGGGAGGCGATCCGGCAGAGCTCGGCCCCCATCGTTCGAATGACCTGCGCGTAGTCGGGGACCTCGATGTCGGCGAGATCCTCCGCCGTCCGCGCGTATGCCCACTCGTTGAGCAGGCCGGCGGAGACGTAGTCCCAGCGGTCCGGGTACGGCATGATCTGGTGGCGGTAGGTCCCGTTCTGGCACATCTGCTCTTCACAGCGGTGCAGATAGCCGATGTCGGGGTCGACGTCGACGACCGTCTCGCCGTCCAGCACCGTCTCGATGTGGAGCACGCCGTGGGTCGCCGGGTGGTGCGGACCGATATTGAGGAACATCGTGTCCGACTCGTCGTCGTGGTGGTCCGGTTGGACCGGATTGGCGTGCTCCGAGAGAGTCACGAGCTGTGGTTTCTCCTGGTCGTAGCCCCGCGAGAGCGGATGGCCCTGCCAGGTCTCGGGCAGGAGGATCCGACGCGGATCGGGGTGGCCCTCGTAGTCGATGCCGACGAGGTCGAAGGCTTCCCGCTCGTGCCAGTCGGCGGTTCGAAAGACCGGTTCGGCGGTCTGGCTGACCGGGTTATCGGTGGTCGTCGGGACGACGATCGAGACCTCCTGGGTCGGATCGGCGTACTTTCGGAGGTGGTAGATCGATTCGTACCGGTCGGCGTACTCCTGTGCGGTGAGGTTGGCGAGGTGATCGAACCCCGCCTCGTCTTGCAGGTCCGTGAGGACGCTCTGGACGTCGTCCGGCCGGATCACGAATCCCGGTGCGTTCAGGTGATCGTCGCGTGCGAGCGCGCGATCACCGATCAGGGCCGCGAGGTCGTCTTCCGACACTTCGACCGGTGGCTGCTGTCCTCGCTCGAGTCCCGTGCTCATGGCGAATCAGCCCAGTTGTATCGCATGACGAGGTCGTCTTCGTCGATCTCGCTCGCCAGTTTCTGGACGAGTTCGTCCTCCGGCAGGTCGCCGAACTCCTCGAGTTCGTAGGGCTTGACGACGACGGGGGTCGACTCGCCGTTGCGGATCCGCTCCTGGAGTTTGACGATGCCGTAGACGAGCGCTTCCGGTCGCGGTGGGCAGCCGGGAACGTGGATGTCGATGGGGATGATCTCCTCGGCTCCCTTGACGACGTTGTACCCTTCCTGGAAGGGGCCGCCCGAAATCGTACACGAGCCCATGCCGACGACGAACTTGGGTTCGGGCATCTGGTCGTAGACCCGCTTCATGCGGGGGCCGAACTTCGAAACGATCGTCCCGGGGACGATCATCACGTCGGCCTGTCGGGGCGAGGCGCGGGGAACACCGGCCCCGAAGCGGTCGAGGTCGTGTTTGATCGCGTACGTGTGCATCATCTCGATGCTGCAACACGCGATCCCGAACTGGAGCATGAACATCGAGTTGCCCCGCACCCAGTTCATGAATTTGTCGAACTTCGTGAGGATGAACGGGGTCGACCCGAAGGCCTCGCGGAGCTTGGAGTTGAAGCGGTCGTCGGCACCCTCGCCGATCCGCGAGTCGCGGGTGTCCGTCGACGGTGCGGTGCTGTCGTAGATTTGCTTGCGTGGTTGTTCGCTACTCATGATCTGTCAGTTTCCAGCTGGCGGGGTGTCTGTGCCCACTGTACTGCACCCGTGCGCCACGCCCACGCGAGTCCGACGAGCAGGATGGCGACGAACAACAGCATCGGCCCGAGCGCACGGACGAGTGGAATATCCGCCGCGAGCGCATCCTGATAGGCGACCGCCCACGGGAACAGGAGGACGGTCTCGATATCGAAGACGACGAACAGCAGCGCAACCATGTAGTACTGGATATTGAACCGGATGCGCGTTCCGCCGGTCGGAATCTCGCCACTCTCGTAGGTGGCTCGTTTGCTCGTTTCGGGCACGGTGGGCCGCAGGAGATACGATACCGACATCATCCCGACCGGTATCAGTACCCCGACGAGCGCCAGCGCCCCGATGGCGATCCAATCATTCATCTCGGTAACGTTCGAGGCTTCAGACCGCACGCACATAAGGGTTGATTCTTCGTTTTTCGGGGAAACACGGGCCGAGAAGGGAGTTCAGCCCGAGTGGACCCTCGTGAATAATCACCGTATACTATTTGTAAGAGTGCAACCCCTGAACGAATCGGTAAGACGGTGTTACGCGACGCCGAGATACGCCGACAACCGCCGTTCGAGCCGCGTATTGTCCTGCGACGGATCTAGTAGTCACTGAACGTCAATGCACACCTCATCGTACGACGACGTTGCGATGAGTGTGTCGATCGTTTCAGTGGCTACTATAGGGTCGAGCGATCGAGCGTGGGCTGACCGGCGATCGATCGTCCGTTCGGCGCGAACCTCGGGCTACTCGCGGTTCCGGAACGACGGAGTCCCGCCATCGTGGAGGTCTCGAGAAACGGTTCCGACGCCCTCGCGCAGGTCCTCGTGATAATCGACCAGTCGCGCCCGGATCTCGTCGTGTTGTCGCGCGAGGATCTGGGCGGCCGACAGCGCGGCGTTGAACGACTTGCCGGCATCGACCGCGACCATCGGTGCACCGGTCGGCATGCCGATGACGCTGTCGACGGATTTCTCCTGGACGGGGACGCCGATGACCGGCAGTGGGTACGCGATCGACGCGGTCATGTTCGGGAGGTCAGCGGACTTGCCGCCCGCCCCGGCGACGAGTACCTCGAGACCGCGCTCCTCGGCCGTCTCGGCGTAAGCCGTCATTAAGTCGGGCGTTCGGTGGGCAGAGGTCACGTAGGTCTCGAAGGTGAACCGCTCGTCGGGTGGACTCTCGAAGTCCGTTTGCTCGGCGAAGCCCAGTTCCTCGACGAAGGCGTCGTAGGCACCGGGGCGTTTGCCGCCGGTCATCATCGTCTCGAGGTCGGAGTCGCTGCCCATCACGATGCCGACGTCGGGCGTTTCCTCGGACGGACGGTCCTGCGTCGCTTCGTCGTGCAGGCGGTCGATCAGTTCGGTGATGCTGTCGCTCATAGGTGGTGGTGGTCGGGCGACCGACTTGAAACGGTGGCAAACGAGGCGAGCGACTGGCGAACTCGCGGCCGACGCTACGGTCGGAACGTCACGGCGTCCTCGAGTTCGCGTGCACGCTCGAGCAGCTCGTCGACCGATTCGCTCTCTTCGGCCGCCGAGAGCGTCACGTGCCCCATTTTACGCAGCGGGCGGGCCTGCCGCTTGCCGTACCAGTGGAGGGCAGCGCCGGGCGTCTCGAGGATCTCGTCGATGTCGCCTAACTGTGCGGACTGTTCCGCGTCGACGTCGGCGAGCAGGTTCGCCATCACGGTCGGCGAGCGCAGCTCCGTCGAGCCAAGCGGCCAGCCCAGGACGGCACGAGCGTGCTGTTCGAACTGGGAGGTTTGGGTCCCTTCGATCGTCCAGTGGCCGGAGTTGTGCGGGCGCGGCGCGATCTCGTTGAGGAGGATCTCTCCCTCACGCGTTTCAAAAAGCTCGATCCCGTAGACGCCGCGTCCGTCCATTACTTCGAGGACATCGCGCGCGACCGCGTGGGCTCGCTCGGTGACGGCGTCGCTCGAGCGTGCTGGAACGACGGTCTCCCGGAGGATCTCGTCTTCGTGGACGTTCTCCCCGATCGGGAAGGTCGCGACGTCGTCCTCGCCTTTGACCGCGATGACCGACACCTCGCGTTCGAAGTCGACGAACGACTCGACCATCGCGGGGCCGGCGACCGACTCGAGGGCGTCCGCGGCGTCGGCTTTCGACTCCACGGGGACGTTACCCCGGCCGTCGTAGCCGCCGGTCCGGGCCTTGCACATTACCGGCGCGCCGTAGTCGTCGATCGCCGCCCGAACGTCGGCGGCGTCCTCGACCTCGCGGAACGGCGGCACTGGAACCCCGGCGGCCTCGAGTTCGCGCTTCTGGACGAGTTTGTCGTGGATGGTCTCGAGCGTCGAAGGGTCGGGATGGACGGGCGTTCCGGTGTCCTCGCTCACGCGCTCCATCACGTCCTGATCGGCGAGTTCGATTTCGAACGTGAGCACGTCGGCGCGCGCGGCGAGTTCGCGGATCCCCGCCTCGTCGTCGAACCCGGCGACGATCTGATCGCGGGCGAACGGCGCGGCCGGACAGTCAGGCGTCGGATCGAGGACGACCACCTCGACGCCAAGCGGCGCGGCCGCCTCGGCGAGCATCCGCCCGAGCTGTCCCCCTCCGACTACGCCGATCGTCGGTCCCGGCGTCCGTAGCGTTGTCATTGCGCGGTCGTTGACGGTGGCTGCGCTTAAGAATTAGTGATTTGCGTTCCGCTTCGCTCCGAACTCGACTCGGGCCCGACGTCGAGAGGGTTCGACCGTGTCGTCGGTACCCGTCGCTACCGCGCTCGTTCGACGAGCGCTGGAGCAAAGAAACGTGATTTGGCTGGTCGGTGTTTCAGTTCAGCAGCTACAGGAAAACGGCGCACTCGTTGTGGTCGTGACGGTCACCGTCGTCGTGGTCGTAATCGTATCGTCGGCTCGGATCGGTGCGAGTTCGCGAATATCGAACTCCGAATCAAATTCGGCTTTCGTTGCTTCGAAACCGCCAATCGTATTCTGAACTGTGGACATAGCCAATATACTATTATACGGAATAGATATTAAATCTTTTTACTATATAATAAGATATTATAATTCCCAGCACAACCGTAACCGGAGAGCGGTCTGCTGGGTCAGTCGGCCGTCCCGGTTGTGGTCGTCGTGGTGACGGTCGTCCACGTCGTCAACTGGACGGCCGGACTCGAATCCGTTTCCGGTTCGAACGCCGAGTCGAACTGGTTCTTCAGTGTCTCTGGGCCACTGGTTACGTCTACATCGGGGTTTGCAACTGACATAACCGATTAGAAAATATACACCAGGAATCTTAAATCATTCTATAAAATGATAGGAAAAACGATGGGCGGTAGGTGCATCGGTCCGTCGTGTCGACCACTATCACTCGTCTTCACGCTCCGTCGTCATTTGACGAAGTTATTCTACCAATAAGTATTAAATATGGTCTGTTCTATAATTTTATACATGGGCGGAAAGACAGAAGCTTCGAATCGGCATCCGCGAGGCGAACCCGTCTCCCATGGCCGGTCCGAGACGGTCGTGTCGGTCGACGGGTTAACGAAATCGTACGGAACCGGCTCGGATACCGTTACCGCGGTAGACCAACTCTCGTTCGAGATTGAAGCGGGAACCGTCGTCGGTCTGCTCGGACCCAACGGTGCCGGGAAAACGACGACCATCAAAATGCTTCTGGGCCTAATCCAACCCAGTGACGGTGTCGCTCGACTCTGTGGCACCGACGTCGAAAAGTCATCCGAGATGGTGTATCGGTCGGTAGCAGCGATGCTTGAGGGAGCGCGAAACATCTACTGGCGACTGACCGTTCGTGAAAACGTGCGGTTTTTCGCCCGACTCGGAGACGAACCGGCTGACCCGAACCGGGTCGGTCGGATAATTTCGCAGGTCGGACTCGAGTCGAAAGCCGACACTCCGGTAAACGAACTCTCACGCGGAATGAAACAAAAGGCGTCGCTGGCGTGTACGCTCGTCCGGGAAACACCAGTCGTGTTTCTCGACGAGCCGACGCTCGGCCTCGATGTCGAGAGTTCGTTAGAGTTACGTCGCGAGCTCCGGCAACTGGTCACTCGCGACGGGCGAACGGTACTCCTCTCGAGTCACGATATGCAAGTAATAGAAGCGGTCTGCGATCGCGTGATCATTCTGAATGACGGTGAGATACTCGCCAACGACACCGTCGAGAATCTCCTTGACGTATTTCACACCCAGACCTTTCGTATCACCGTCCGGGGCCGACTGTCCCCCGACGTACGGACTGAACTGACCGAACGATTCGGTGCCACTCGGTGGGCCGAACACGGCGACCAACACCGCTTCGAGACGACCAGCGTGCGAGGAAACGAGTTCTACGCGTTGATGGACGTTCTTCGGGAGTCGTCGACGACGTTCGTGTCAGTCGATACCGTCGAACCGGACCTCGAAGACATCTTCCTGCGCATTATCGACGACGGGGAGGTGTGATCGGATGTCCGGTCATCGGAGACTGCTGATCGCGGTCTTCGAAAAGCAGTTGATCCTGCTCAAACGCTACTGGCTCAACACGGTTCTGATGCTCTTTGGTGTCTACCTCATGTTTGCAATGGTCTTTTTCGGCGGGCAAACGGTCGGCGGTAACAGCATCGATAGCGCCCTCGATACTGTCGTCATCGGATTCTTCCTGTTTCTGGCCGCGAGTGCTGCGTACTTCGACGTCGCGCGGAGCATCATGCAAGAAGCGCAGTGGGGAACGCTCGAGCAGTTGTACATGTCTCCGTTTGGTATTGGTCACGTACTCGGGGTCAAGACGGTCTTCAACATCGTCGTCAGCATCGGGCTGGCGATCGGGTTGCTGGGACTGATGCTCGTGACCACCGGCCGATCCCTCACGGTCGACCTCGTCACGATCGTTCCCCTGCTCGTCATGACGATCCTTCCGGCAGTCGGGATCGGCTACTTCATCGCCGGACTCTCCTTGCTGTACAAGCGAATCGAGAACGTTCAGCAGTTGCTCCAGTTCGGTTTCGTGGGGCTTATCGCGGCCCCGGGAGCGGTGCAGGGACCGATTCTGGTCTTCCTTCCGTTGAGTTTCGGGAGCGACCTGTTGATGCGAGCGATGACGGACGGGACTCGACTGTGGGAGTTTTCGCTGCTCGAGTTGACGGCTCTCGTGGGGAGTAGCGTCGGGTATCTCGTCGTCGGATACGTTATTTTTGGACGATTCGTCGAACGAACCCGCAAGCGCGGCATCATGGGCCACTACTGAAGTCCCAACGGACCCTCACAACCGGTCCGTCGTCGCGTCCCCGCTTACGACTCGACTCGCACCGAGACTGCCGGGACGGAAGAATTAGGCTCGATCGAACTCGGGCTCGCGGTCGGCGTCTTCGTCGGCCCGGCTCGGGGTCTCGTTGCTCGAGCGCGACGACTCGGTGTCGAGGACCGTTTCGACTCGTCGCTCGAACTCCGATTCGGTGAGTTCGCCGCGTGCATATCGGTCTCGGAGGGTCTCGAGTGAATCGGTCGCGTTTCGCTCGGGAGACTCGTCCGACTCGGATTCCGACCGAGACTTGTCCGCGAGCCGTCCCGCGACCACGAACGAGACGCAAAGACCCACTACGAGTGTGAACGCGAGTGCTGCGGCCAGGATCGAACCCAGGAGTGCAAAGAGGAGGACGAGTGGAATCCCGAGAGCAGCGGCGAAGAGTCCGATTTC contains:
- the nuoK gene encoding NADH-quinone oxidoreductase subunit NuoK; the encoded protein is MTVDVQYYVLLSMAVFCIGLFGVLTRRNALLFLMSVELMLNAANINLIAFAFYHGNLTGQLFALFTMALAAAEVAVGLGIILVLYRNFRDVDVTVPRTMRW
- a CDS encoding NADH-quinone oxidoreductase subunit J; the encoded protein is MNYELIAFALFALVTLASAMGVVLMQDPWHSALLLGVALLSVAVHYVMLAAEFVAMMQVLVYVGGVLVLITFAVMLTQRDDTDADTEVVQA
- a CDS encoding NuoI/complex I 23 kDa subunit family protein, coding for MIGILKSMATTMKHALDGSTFTVEYPETAPDVSPRFRGVHKFSQERCIWCRQCENVCPNDTIQIVTNDQRQGEQYNLHIGQCIYCRLCEEVCPVDAILLTENFEFTADTKHDFVYNKEQLKAVPWYKDIDPLAAREPDRDAWVGEGEGEVDYQ
- a CDS encoding complex I subunit 1/NuoH family protein; this encodes MSGMASVPLQDTVLLPERLGDLTGLDQFGLAGELLATLIGAVFVGSLMLTMTALAGPWAKRKITASFTDRISINQIGPAGIGIIIADAVRMLSKELIVPENADRPAWDLAPIVVVSSALLGFAVIPMGNGIQLADPEVGLAYVFAVSGIASLGLVMAGYASANKYSMLGGLRAVAQNVAYEIPLVVTGMSVVIFAGTLQMGEIVAAQGETFVTIVGIDVPRWYALVNPFAFVLFLVANFAEVGRNPFDTPEAPTEIVAGYQTEYSSVYFVLIYLGEFLHIFLGGAIIATIFLGGPAGPVLPGIVWFIIKIWAVFFATQWLRSAVPRVRIDQLIEIGWKGLLVLAFANLVLTAVIVGLIA
- a CDS encoding NADH-quinone oxidoreductase subunit D; this translates as MSTGLERGQQPPVEVSEDDLAALIGDRALARDDHLNAPGFVIRPDDVQSVLTDLQDEAGFDHLANLTAQEYADRYESIYHLRKYADPTQEVSIVVPTTTDNPVSQTAEPVFRTADWHEREAFDLVGIDYEGHPDPRRILLPETWQGHPLSRGYDQEKPQLVTLSEHANPVQPDHHDDESDTMFLNIGPHHPATHGVLHIETVLDGETVVDVDPDIGYLHRCEEQMCQNGTYRHQIMPYPDRWDYVSAGLLNEWAYARTAEDLADIEVPDYAQVIRTMGAELCRIASHMLALATFALDVYGDFTAIFQYGMRDREVVQDILEDLTGQRLMFNYFRLGGVAWDLPEPREEFFEKTRDFLDGLPAKVDEYNDLLTGNEIFQIRCHDTGILEPEVAKQYGCTGPVARGSGIDYDLRRDDPYGYYENLEWDVVTEDGCDNYSRVLVRMQEVEESAKIIEQCVDLLEDWPEDERTVQSNVPRTLKPDADTEIYRAVEAAKGELGIYMRSDGTDKPGRFKIRSPCFHNLSALPEMSEGEYIPDLIASLGSLDIVLGEVDR
- a CDS encoding NADH-quinone oxidoreductase subunit B; protein product: MSSEQPRKQIYDSTAPSTDTRDSRIGEGADDRFNSKLREAFGSTPFILTKFDKFMNWVRGNSMFMLQFGIACCSIEMMHTYAIKHDLDRFGAGVPRASPRQADVMIVPGTIVSKFGPRMKRVYDQMPEPKFVVGMGSCTISGGPFQEGYNVVKGAEEIIPIDIHVPGCPPRPEALVYGIVKLQERIRNGESTPVVVKPYELEEFGDLPEDELVQKLASEIDEDDLVMRYNWADSP
- a CDS encoding NADH-quinone oxidoreductase subunit A; amino-acid sequence: MNDWIAIGALALVGVLIPVGMMSVSYLLRPTVPETSKRATYESGEIPTGGTRIRFNIQYYMVALLFVVFDIETVLLFPWAVAYQDALAADIPLVRALGPMLLFVAILLVGLAWAWRTGAVQWAQTPRQLETDRS
- a CDS encoding AIR carboxylase family protein → MSDSITELIDRLHDEATQDRPSEETPDVGIVMGSDSDLETMMTGGKRPGAYDAFVEELGFAEQTDFESPPDERFTFETYVTSAHRTPDLMTAYAETAEERGLEVLVAGAGGKSADLPNMTASIAYPLPVIGVPVQEKSVDSVIGMPTGAPMVAVDAGKSFNAALSAAQILARQHDEIRARLVDYHEDLREGVGTVSRDLHDGGTPSFRNRE
- a CDS encoding 5-(carboxyamino)imidazole ribonucleotide synthase, translating into MTTLRTPGPTIGVVGGGQLGRMLAEAAAPLGVEVVVLDPTPDCPAAPFARDQIVAGFDDEAGIRELAARADVLTFEIELADQDVMERVSEDTGTPVHPDPSTLETIHDKLVQKRELEAAGVPVPPFREVEDAADVRAAIDDYGAPVMCKARTGGYDGRGNVPVESKADAADALESVAGPAMVESFVDFEREVSVIAVKGEDDVATFPIGENVHEDEILRETVVPARSSDAVTERAHAVARDVLEVMDGRGVYGIELFETREGEILLNEIAPRPHNSGHWTIEGTQTSQFEQHARAVLGWPLGSTELRSPTVMANLLADVDAEQSAQLGDIDEILETPGAALHWYGKRQARPLRKMGHVTLSAAEESESVDELLERARELEDAVTFRP
- a CDS encoding ABC transporter ATP-binding protein; translated protein: MGGKTEASNRHPRGEPVSHGRSETVVSVDGLTKSYGTGSDTVTAVDQLSFEIEAGTVVGLLGPNGAGKTTTIKMLLGLIQPSDGVARLCGTDVEKSSEMVYRSVAAMLEGARNIYWRLTVRENVRFFARLGDEPADPNRVGRIISQVGLESKADTPVNELSRGMKQKASLACTLVRETPVVFLDEPTLGLDVESSLELRRELRQLVTRDGRTVLLSSHDMQVIEAVCDRVIILNDGEILANDTVENLLDVFHTQTFRITVRGRLSPDVRTELTERFGATRWAEHGDQHRFETTSVRGNEFYALMDVLRESSTTFVSVDTVEPDLEDIFLRIIDDGEV
- a CDS encoding ABC transporter; translation: MSGHRRLLIAVFEKQLILLKRYWLNTVLMLFGVYLMFAMVFFGGQTVGGNSIDSALDTVVIGFFLFLAASAAYFDVARSIMQEAQWGTLEQLYMSPFGIGHVLGVKTVFNIVVSIGLAIGLLGLMLVTTGRSLTVDLVTIVPLLVMTILPAVGIGYFIAGLSLLYKRIENVQQLLQFGFVGLIAAPGAVQGPILVFLPLSFGSDLLMRAMTDGTRLWEFSLLELTALVGSSVGYLVVGYVIFGRFVERTRKRGIMGHY
- a CDS encoding SHOCT domain-containing protein, with the translated sequence MDKGSEIGLFAAALGIPLVLLFALLGSILAAALAFTLVVGLCVSFVVAGRLADKSRSESESDESPERNATDSLETLRDRYARGELTESEFERRVETVLDTESSRSSNETPSRADEDADREPEFDRA